A single window of Uloborus diversus isolate 005 chromosome 5, Udiv.v.3.1, whole genome shotgun sequence DNA harbors:
- the LOC129222469 gene encoding 2-aminoethanethiol dioxygenase-like translates to MSSLVEVIAKQAQATFSKSITEETFVESFNKLVRSVSRIRAADLHVNKDAIRTANSGNSSNSIAPVTYIEVAENQTFSMGIFLLRSGARIPLHDHPGMHGVLKVIQGTVKITSYSALSMTPADSKLPQDINNKVKGCKNVLVPVEKHLCGSVTDRDEPCVLRPKEGNYHEICAVGGTAAFLDILAPPYDMKERDCHYYTPLETTKPDSEVKTWLLRTSPPSDFWCNAAPYTGPTVSL, encoded by the coding sequence ATGTCTTCTCTGGTCGAAGTAATAGCAAAACAGGCACAGGCAACGTTTTCTAAAAGTATTACAGAAGAAACATTCGTTGaaagtttcaataaacttgtCAGAAGTGTAAGTAGAATTCGTGCTGCAGATTTACATGTAAATAAGGATGCGATACGGACAGCCAATAGCGGAAATTCATCGAACTCGATCGCGCCAGTTACTTACATAGAAGTGGCAGAAAATCAAACATTTTCAATGGGTATATTTCTTTTGAGAAGTGGAGCGCGAATACCCCTTCATGACCATCCTGGAATGCACGGTGTGTTGAAAGTAATTCAAGGCACTGTTAAAATTACCTCATATAGTGCGTTATCTATGACTCCTGCTGATAGTAAATTACCTCAAGATATCAATAACAAAGTTAAAGGCTGTAAAAATGTATTGGTTCCTGTTGAGAAACATTTGTGTGGAAGTGTAACTGATAGAGATGAGCCATGTGTTTTGCGGCCGAAGGAAGGAAATTACCACGAAATTTGCGCCGTTGGGGGAACAGCGGCATTTTTGGATATATTAGCTCCTCCGTACGACATGAAAGAAAGAGACTGTCATTACTATACTCCTCTAGAAACTACCAAACCTGATTCGGAAGTGAAGACTTGGTTACTGAGAACGTCGCCTCCTTCTGACTTTTGGTGTAACGCTGCACCCTACACTGGACCAACAGTTTCTCTGTGA